In the genome of Kosmotoga arenicorallina S304, the window TCCTGAATCGGGTTCAGTAAAAGGTTTCTTCAGAGCCCCTGCTGCTACAAAGAACCACCATGTAAGAATAGGGGGATTGCTGGAACACAGCCTTCGTGTTGCCAAACTATCAATAAAATCGGTCGATTTGCTTAATTGTCCATATAACAGAGATTTGCTTATTGCTGGCGCTTTGTTGCATGATATAGGAAAGGTTTTTACATATGAGCACGAAAATTACACCTTTGAATTCACAGATGCGGGAATGTTTGAAGAACACATCGTTTTGGGCATACAAACACTTACAAAAGCCATCGAAAAAATTGATGGATTCCCACCCATTCTTGAACAGAAATTGTTCCACATCGTTGCGAGCCATCATGGGTTGAAAGAATGGGGCTCCCCTATCGTGCCACGTATACTGGAAGCGATAATTATTCATAATTGCGATCGTCTTGAAGCACAGATAGATGCCTTTGTGGAGATTTCAAAATCAGTCGCAAAAGACAGTAATTGGTCAGAATATTCCAGTATGCTGGGCACAAGGGTTTTCCTCTCTGATTATGAAGAGAAAAACGATTGATTGTATTCTTCTTTTGCTTTTCTACTTCCAATTTGCTGTACTTGCAGCCAAATAGAGTTATTCAAAGTGGCCATTTTCTGTATGGGCTGACATCTTTTATTGAAACCCGGCTACGAAAAGCAACTTGCAGCAATCTCCTTTGATTGCCTCTTTCACATAACTTGCATCTCCCTTCACTTTTATATTTCAGGAATTTTTAATGAGAGAGTGTCTAATATTCTTTGTACCCTGCTAAAAAATTGATAAAATTAAGCGAACGTATGTTTTGCTTAAACCTATGTAATACAAGTAATTTTTATCTACAAAAATTAATGTTAGCGAAAGGAGGTGTAAGCATGAAAAAGAGGGTCCTGATTTTTTTGGTTTCGGCTTTTGCACTGATAATGCTCATTTCTTCCTGTGCCCCCAGCCTTCAATGGTTCATCGCTCCAAAAACGGTTTTGATTGATGACACGCACAATAATTCTTACAACTTTGATGGTTACGGTGGTGCCGCTTTCTATGCAAAGTTGTCCACCATATTGCAGTCCATGGGTTACAGCGTGGCTTTTACTTCAAGTGCTGGCTTTGTTCCCGAAAACTACGGTGTTTTTCTTGCTGCTGCTCCGGTAAATGCATATTCTAACTCGGAGATGCAAAAGGTTGCGAATTTCCTCTCCAAATGCAATAGGAAGCTAATACTGCTTGGCGAGTGGTACGGCTATTATGACAATACACCGTTGAACTCTCTACTTACCTATCTTGGGTCAGGAATTTCTTTCAACAACAAAGAAGTATTCGATGACACTAATAATTACAACAGCACAAGTTATTGGCCTGTCATAAGCGACTTTGAAGTTCACCCTGTCACAACCGGTTTGAGCACTGTGGTCCTTTTCGCCACTACCACACTGAATGTTACCGGGAGCGCGGTAGCCTTGGCATATCCCAGTGCAACAGCTTATGTAACAGCACCATCAATGGTTTCTGGTAATAATTCATCGTATAGCCCAAGTTCTGAGAGCTTTGAACTGGAAATTATAATCGATCCAATCATTGTAATGGCTGCAGAGGAAGTGAAAAGAGGAAAGATTGTCGCAATAGGTGATGCAACATTGTTCGCCAATGATGTTTACAATTCACTTACAGATGACTTTATAGATATTGCTGAAAATACAAAGCTCTTAAAAAATATCATCAACTGGTAAAAGGTTCAGGTATTTCGCAAAAAGCTTCCTCGAAAGAGGAAGCTTTTATTTTGGGGAGGTGGTAGCTACAATTATTTGACATTAACTCACTTTATTTCGTTCAAACATCTTCTCATCGCTTCTGAGTAACTTTGTTTGGCTGAATAAAAAGTGTTATCATATCATTGTAAGAAACATAATTTCATTAAATGAGACAAAGGTGGGGTGAACATGCATGTAGTTGAAAAGTTCGGAAGAGTTCTAATTCCCATGTGTACACCTTTTAAAGAGGATTATAGTATTGACTACACTCTTGTAAAAAAGGTCGCGCGCTATCTTGTAAATAAGAAGTATTGTGATTCTCTCATTATTGCTGGTACTAATGGAGAGTTTTACACTTT includes:
- a CDS encoding 3'-5' exoribonuclease YhaM family protein, whose protein sequence is MIQTEKGSFPTISDVLEKVSENLYDIENFVNGKPGFFFLTNVTSKTKRSGGKYYSCVVKDKDSSFNANIWDWPANEDPSSGKIAFSDFSYNNYGLSLKIRKLISLIELRSHIEGIEEAFIPVVPNIEQLKIELMKLIDSVEDSYLRALLNKTISPESGSVKGFFRAPAATKNHHVRIGGLLEHSLRVAKLSIKSVDLLNCPYNRDLLIAGALLHDIGKVFTYEHENYTFEFTDAGMFEEHIVLGIQTLTKAIEKIDGFPPILEQKLFHIVASHHGLKEWGSPIVPRILEAIIIHNCDRLEAQIDAFVEISKSVAKDSNWSEYSSMLGTRVFLSDYEEKND